One region of gamma proteobacterium HIMB55 genomic DNA includes:
- a CDS encoding phosphodiesterase/alkaline phosphatase D (PFAM: PhoD-like phosphatase), whose product MNINRRRVLQGMTIGAGATAMSAGRISLASTESHGFTHGIASGDPLSDRVILWTRYLPKSAADSVDQIVWQVSSDKSFKKIIASGTTGTHSNRDYTVKVDVTGLDAGQRYFFRFIVNGDYSPMGSTQTLPTGDVSRFRMAVASCSNYPQGYFHAYDDIAKSDVDVVLHLGDYIYEYARGVYVNPIAEETLGRAVEPVNEILTTDDYRARYATYRSDKDLQAAHAAHPWICVWDDHELMNNTWKSGAENHNEGEGDFDERIAMARKVYHEWMPIRTAAQTDQAPIYRQFQIGNLADLIMLDTRLHGRDEQLIYQRDIPKAGGAEAFVKTMLMDPNRSILGAEQENWLASQLAAGKDRGATWQIIGQQVLMGKLIMPVLDEDAIDTSSLSERYRKRLEGLRQIGEAGLPMNLDAWDGYPVCRERIHAVFKQFASNPVVLAGDTHNGWAFNMRDAKGDSIGVEIGTPGITSPGMEAYLPAPPEMMQQSLRASSEELYDLDTSRRGWTHIEFTPETTTSTWRFVSTILESTYSISESTPIVCKAGDKAFS is encoded by the coding sequence ATGAATATTAACCGTCGACGTGTTTTACAGGGAATGACTATCGGTGCCGGTGCAACCGCAATGAGCGCGGGTCGCATTAGTCTCGCGTCCACAGAGTCGCATGGATTCACTCACGGTATTGCCTCAGGGGATCCACTCTCTGACCGCGTCATCCTTTGGACCCGTTACTTGCCTAAAAGCGCAGCTGACTCAGTGGATCAAATTGTTTGGCAGGTTTCCTCGGATAAATCGTTTAAGAAGATCATAGCGAGCGGAACTACCGGCACCCATTCGAATCGTGATTACACCGTAAAAGTCGATGTCACCGGTCTCGATGCGGGTCAGCGTTACTTCTTCCGGTTTATCGTGAACGGTGACTACTCGCCTATGGGCAGTACTCAAACACTGCCTACCGGAGATGTTTCGCGTTTTCGTATGGCCGTTGCGTCTTGTTCAAATTATCCGCAGGGTTATTTCCACGCTTACGATGATATTGCAAAGAGCGACGTCGACGTTGTTCTGCACCTTGGTGACTACATCTACGAATACGCGCGTGGCGTCTATGTGAATCCGATTGCTGAGGAGACGCTGGGGCGTGCTGTTGAACCCGTGAACGAAATTCTCACCACGGATGACTATCGCGCTCGCTACGCCACCTACCGCTCTGACAAAGATCTACAGGCCGCACACGCCGCACATCCTTGGATCTGTGTGTGGGACGACCATGAATTGATGAACAACACTTGGAAGTCAGGTGCGGAGAATCACAACGAGGGCGAGGGCGACTTTGACGAGCGGATAGCGATGGCTCGGAAGGTGTATCACGAGTGGATGCCCATTCGAACGGCGGCGCAAACCGACCAGGCACCGATTTATCGCCAGTTTCAGATCGGTAATCTCGCTGATCTCATCATGCTCGACACGCGACTCCACGGCCGCGATGAGCAGCTAATTTATCAGCGAGATATTCCAAAAGCGGGCGGTGCCGAGGCCTTTGTTAAGACGATGTTGATGGATCCCAACCGCAGCATTCTCGGTGCAGAGCAAGAGAATTGGCTGGCATCTCAATTGGCGGCCGGTAAAGATCGCGGCGCCACCTGGCAGATCATTGGTCAGCAGGTGTTAATGGGTAAGTTGATCATGCCGGTACTTGATGAAGATGCCATCGACACGAGCTCGCTGTCAGAGCGCTATCGCAAGCGTTTAGAGGGTTTGAGACAGATTGGTGAAGCCGGTCTGCCCATGAATCTCGATGCATGGGACGGCTACCCTGTGTGCCGCGAGCGCATCCACGCCGTATTTAAGCAATTTGCGAGCAATCCTGTGGTGCTTGCTGGAGATACCCATAACGGCTGGGCATTCAATATGCGTGATGCAAAGGGAGATTCCATTGGTGTTGAGATTGGAACGCCCGGTATTACGAGTCCTGGCATGGAGGCGTATTTACCGGCACCACCTGAAATGATGCAGCAATCACTCAGAGCCAGCAGTGAGGAGCTTTACGACCTCGATACGTCGCGTCGTGGCTGGACCCACATTGAATTCACGCCCGAGACAACCACGTCAACATGGCGTTTCGTCTCTACAATTCTCGAGAGTACTTATTC
- a CDS encoding tRNA-U16,U17-dihydrouridine synthase (PFAM: Dihydrouridine synthase (Dus)~TIGRFAM: tRNA dihydrouridine synthase A): protein MDWTDRHCRYFWRLMSRHTRVYTEMVTTGALIHGDADRHLRFNEEEHPVALQLGGSSPKDLAVSARMGADYGYDEINLNCGCPSDRVQNGAFGACLMREAELVRDCVSAMNEAVDIPVTVKHRLGIDDDNSYDIVRDFVGTVAEGGSQVFIAHARNAWLKGLSPKENREVPPLKYEWVYQLKRDFPDLTIVINGGITTLEECQAHLAHVDGVMLGREPYQNPWFLSAVDELLFQETPTGDKSNTLKQSSSPLSRRATAEALMPYLEKVLSEGGRLNHVLRHVLGLYQRQPGGKQFRRILSEGMHSEGAGIELFEQAISQTEALIERRRA, encoded by the coding sequence ATGGATTGGACGGATCGTCACTGTCGCTATTTTTGGCGATTGATGAGCCGTCATACACGGGTCTACACCGAGATGGTAACAACCGGTGCACTGATCCATGGTGACGCGGATAGACACCTGCGGTTCAATGAAGAAGAACATCCCGTTGCACTGCAACTGGGCGGCAGCTCGCCAAAAGATCTCGCTGTATCAGCGAGGATGGGGGCGGATTACGGTTACGACGAGATCAATCTGAACTGTGGCTGCCCCTCAGATCGGGTTCAAAACGGCGCATTTGGTGCTTGTCTGATGCGCGAGGCCGAGTTGGTTCGCGACTGCGTTAGCGCAATGAACGAAGCCGTCGACATTCCTGTTACGGTCAAGCACCGACTCGGTATCGATGACGACAACAGCTACGATATTGTTCGCGACTTCGTAGGAACCGTCGCAGAAGGTGGCAGCCAGGTGTTCATTGCACACGCGCGTAATGCGTGGCTAAAGGGCCTGTCCCCCAAAGAAAATCGTGAAGTCCCTCCGCTTAAATACGAATGGGTTTATCAGCTCAAACGCGACTTTCCAGACCTCACAATCGTGATTAACGGCGGAATCACCACCCTAGAGGAATGCCAAGCACATCTAGCGCATGTGGATGGGGTGATGCTTGGCCGCGAGCCCTATCAAAACCCATGGTTCCTCAGCGCAGTCGACGAGCTACTATTTCAGGAGACTCCAACGGGCGATAAATCAAATACTTTGAAACAGAGCTCATCACCCTTATCTCGACGTGCAACGGCTGAGGCATTAATGCCCTACCTCGAAAAAGTCCTTTCTGAGGGTGGCAGACTCAATCACGTACTACGCCACGTATTGGGGCTGTATCAGAGACAGCCAGGCGGAAAACAATTCAGACGTATTTTGAGTGAAGGCATGCACTCGGAAGGTGCCGGCATTGAGCTGTTTGAACAGGCGATTTCACAGACCGAAGCACTGATTGAGCGGCGCCGAGCTTAG
- a CDS encoding surface lipoprotein (PFAM: VacJ like lipoprotein) — protein MRKLLFTHTLTTALTKQIAKHTAMVTLLLVPTLAYANDDPFESINREILEFNDAADAAILRPIAVAYDDTVPMPIRRALMNAYDNLTDVNGALNAVLQGRPGRAAKNTGRVLVNTTLGLLGTIDVASDMGLERYKTDFGHTLARWGAPEGPYVMMPFLGPYTIRSGIGDITDSFMSANDYLVDDDLITWGSRGWRALEYRADLLDAEDLITGDRYVFIRDAYLQNREALVNDGVVVDTFSDFEDEEWDEEF, from the coding sequence GTGCGCAAGTTACTTTTTACACACACGCTTACAACTGCACTCACAAAGCAGATCGCAAAACATACTGCGATGGTTACTTTGCTGCTCGTACCCACCCTCGCTTACGCTAACGACGATCCCTTCGAATCGATAAACCGAGAGATCCTCGAGTTTAATGACGCGGCTGACGCGGCGATTTTGCGTCCCATCGCGGTTGCTTACGACGATACAGTCCCTATGCCCATTCGTCGCGCATTGATGAATGCCTACGACAACTTGACCGACGTTAACGGTGCGCTCAATGCCGTATTACAAGGTCGGCCAGGAAGAGCGGCAAAAAATACGGGGCGCGTATTGGTGAACACAACGCTGGGTTTATTGGGCACGATCGATGTGGCTTCTGATATGGGGCTTGAGCGCTATAAAACTGACTTCGGTCATACGCTTGCCCGTTGGGGGGCACCTGAAGGTCCCTATGTCATGATGCCGTTTCTTGGGCCGTACACCATTCGCTCTGGCATTGGCGACATTACTGACAGCTTTATGTCAGCCAACGATTATTTGGTCGATGATGACCTGATCACTTGGGGTTCACGGGGCTGGAGAGCACTCGAGTACCGTGCAGATCTGCTCGACGCGGAGGACCTCATTACTGGGGATCGCTACGTATTCATTCGCGATGCTTACTTGCAGAACAGAGAGGCTCTGGTGAATGACGGCGTTGTCGTCGATACCTTCTCGGACTTTGAAGACGAGGAGTGGGACGAGGAGTTCTAA
- a CDS encoding ATP-dependent helicase HrpA (PFAM: Helicase conserved C-terminal domain; Helicase associated domain (HA2); Domain of unknown function (DUF3418); DEAD/DEAH box helicase; Domain of unknown function (DUF1605)~TIGRFAM: ATP-dependent helicase HrpA), with product MSKSHEGRIERLVPQHIPYPEQLPVVARKDEIMRAIAEHQVVVVAGETGSGKTTQLPKMCLELGRGREKRIGHTQPRRIAARAVSSRIAEELRTDVGGLVGYQVRFNDQVSDQTAVKVMTDGILLTELTKDRQLKAYDTLIIDEAHERSLNIDFILGYLKRLLPKRPDLKVIITSATIDVERFSKHFNDAPIIEVSGRTYPVEVHYLDAVEDRDRGVQRQVSELIDEIEAQKYGPRGDVLVFCPGERQIRDLAKALRGRDRIQVLPLYARLSNAEQNRVFNRSGSGMRVVLATNVAETSLTVPGIRYVIDPGDARVSRYSHRSGLQRLPIEPISQASANQRKGRCGRVAEGVCFRLYSEQDFLSRPEFTDAEILRTNLASVILRMLELGLGDVRQFPFVDPPESKMVRDGFRLLTELGAVDTDAKLTHLGRAMAKLPVDPKLGRILLDAASRDCLNEALVIVSALSVQDPRERPQEKRAQADQQHARFNNAKSDFVAWVNLWQYVEEQRQTLSQNQLRKLCEREFLSYLRIREWREVHHQLVLSCRQMKFRVTPAQAADDKYEAIHRALLTGLLGNIAQQDEGRKFNATRNRKAQVFPASGQYKKPPKWLVAAELVETSQVFLRQCAAIEPGWLLETNPELLKRHHYEPAWNARSGRVMAKERVSLFGLTISDGQRVHFAGIDQKTSREVMIRDGLVSGNFRQPPEFLKHNLKLVSDVMELESRTRRRDLLVDEESMFRFYDERMPPDCASGVALDKWLRRDAGAQQILKMRREQVLTRDPGSEVEDQFPKALKVGEVSFELSYQFEPGGNRDGVTVTIPRALMNRAPRYRFEWLVPGLLREKLIAMIKGLPKSLRKQLVPAPDVADALLERLNAGDEPLAQALSRELKNLRGVSVSSGDWAQVVIEPYYQMNIRVVDDRRKLLAEGRELAKLVAEFRSESPVEVVTTKNNLERVNVTRWDFQALPEEWRGKSAGTEVMAYPAVIKEGSGQLSVRLLDYASEAHRQHRLGVAGLLLQGDLKTAKYLKKQLFVDNAAKLALAGAKLEREPLVDALIEGGLWQLLDSLELPRSPEAFSKVQREVTTNWVPHVLEMGNHLTLAVKAAAEVRSMLAKYQPKEYVASRDDMEKQMTALFDVKALVETPTEWLSYYPRYLKALLNRAERLSAQGGKDEKSMAMLQPQLDRLAKGTKDYPGLEVLSPEAVRFRWMLEEFRVSLFAQQLGTKLPVSAKRLDQQWQSVEQWMTNNPR from the coding sequence GTGAGTAAAAGCCATGAGGGCCGTATCGAGCGGCTAGTTCCTCAACACATTCCCTATCCAGAACAACTGCCGGTTGTTGCGCGCAAAGACGAGATCATGCGCGCAATTGCTGAGCACCAAGTGGTTGTTGTCGCCGGTGAAACGGGATCGGGTAAGACAACACAGCTCCCCAAGATGTGTCTCGAACTGGGTCGCGGCCGCGAAAAGCGCATTGGGCACACTCAGCCGCGGAGAATCGCTGCGCGGGCTGTGTCGAGTCGAATCGCAGAAGAGCTCCGAACGGATGTCGGCGGTCTTGTTGGGTATCAGGTCCGCTTTAACGATCAAGTGTCGGATCAAACCGCGGTCAAGGTAATGACCGACGGTATTTTGCTCACAGAACTCACAAAAGACCGTCAGCTCAAGGCTTACGACACCCTCATTATCGATGAGGCTCACGAGCGCAGCCTCAATATCGACTTTATTCTCGGTTACCTAAAACGCCTACTGCCTAAACGCCCCGATCTCAAAGTCATCATCACTTCGGCGACGATTGATGTTGAGCGTTTTAGTAAGCACTTTAACGACGCGCCCATTATCGAGGTTTCTGGGCGGACGTATCCGGTTGAGGTTCATTACCTAGACGCGGTTGAAGATCGTGACCGCGGGGTTCAAAGGCAGGTGTCTGAGCTCATCGATGAGATCGAAGCTCAAAAATACGGTCCGCGTGGTGACGTGCTCGTATTTTGCCCTGGCGAGCGGCAAATACGAGATCTCGCCAAGGCGCTGCGCGGTCGCGACCGGATTCAAGTGCTTCCGCTGTACGCGCGCTTGAGCAACGCGGAGCAAAACCGCGTCTTCAATCGCTCCGGCTCGGGGATGCGAGTCGTGCTCGCAACTAACGTCGCTGAGACCTCCTTAACGGTTCCCGGTATCCGTTATGTGATTGATCCGGGCGACGCTCGTGTCAGCCGCTACAGTCATCGCTCGGGGCTTCAACGATTACCCATCGAACCCATCTCCCAAGCGAGTGCGAATCAGCGTAAAGGCCGATGTGGTCGGGTTGCCGAAGGTGTCTGCTTCCGCCTTTATTCCGAACAAGATTTTCTTTCGCGCCCCGAGTTTACGGACGCAGAAATTCTGCGAACCAATCTTGCCTCGGTTATCTTGCGGATGCTGGAGCTGGGTTTGGGCGATGTCAGACAATTCCCCTTCGTCGACCCACCCGAATCTAAAATGGTCCGCGATGGTTTCCGATTGCTCACTGAACTAGGGGCGGTTGATACCGATGCCAAACTGACACACCTAGGTAGGGCAATGGCTAAGCTTCCCGTGGACCCAAAGCTCGGCCGGATTCTTTTAGACGCCGCCAGTCGTGATTGTCTGAACGAGGCGCTGGTAATTGTGAGTGCTTTGTCGGTACAAGACCCTCGGGAACGACCTCAGGAAAAACGCGCGCAAGCCGATCAGCAGCACGCGAGGTTCAATAACGCCAAATCTGACTTCGTCGCATGGGTAAACCTTTGGCAGTACGTTGAAGAGCAGCGGCAGACGCTGAGTCAGAATCAGCTGCGTAAGCTCTGCGAGCGTGAGTTTCTGTCCTATCTGCGCATTCGGGAGTGGCGCGAGGTTCACCACCAGCTAGTCCTTTCTTGCCGGCAAATGAAGTTTCGTGTCACGCCGGCGCAAGCCGCTGACGATAAGTACGAGGCGATCCATCGAGCACTCCTCACTGGGCTGTTGGGTAACATCGCGCAACAAGACGAGGGGCGAAAGTTCAATGCTACGCGAAATCGAAAAGCGCAGGTTTTTCCGGCCTCGGGCCAATACAAAAAACCACCCAAGTGGTTGGTTGCCGCAGAGTTGGTGGAAACCTCACAGGTTTTCCTGCGGCAGTGTGCTGCTATTGAGCCGGGTTGGTTACTCGAAACAAACCCAGAACTGTTGAAACGTCATCACTACGAGCCGGCTTGGAATGCGCGATCCGGACGCGTGATGGCCAAGGAACGTGTCTCCTTGTTTGGCTTAACAATTAGCGACGGGCAGCGCGTTCATTTCGCCGGGATCGACCAAAAAACTTCGCGGGAAGTCATGATTCGCGATGGATTAGTGTCAGGGAATTTCCGTCAGCCTCCAGAGTTTTTGAAGCACAACCTCAAGCTTGTCAGTGACGTGATGGAGCTTGAGTCACGAACGCGTCGTCGCGATCTGCTTGTCGACGAGGAGTCGATGTTCCGTTTTTACGACGAGCGTATGCCACCTGACTGCGCCAGCGGTGTCGCGCTCGATAAGTGGCTGCGTCGTGACGCAGGTGCGCAGCAAATCCTCAAAATGCGGCGTGAGCAGGTGCTGACGCGCGATCCGGGCAGTGAGGTTGAAGATCAGTTTCCAAAAGCGCTGAAGGTGGGTGAGGTTAGCTTTGAGCTCAGCTATCAATTTGAGCCAGGCGGCAACCGCGATGGTGTAACGGTTACGATTCCCAGAGCTCTGATGAATCGCGCTCCCCGTTATCGGTTTGAGTGGCTGGTCCCTGGCCTCCTGCGGGAGAAGTTGATTGCGATGATCAAAGGCCTACCCAAGAGCCTTAGAAAGCAGTTGGTGCCTGCGCCGGATGTGGCCGACGCCTTGCTGGAGCGATTGAACGCAGGTGATGAGCCCTTGGCTCAGGCGTTGTCGCGCGAGTTAAAAAACCTCAGAGGCGTGTCCGTATCCTCAGGCGATTGGGCGCAGGTGGTGATTGAGCCCTACTATCAAATGAATATTCGCGTCGTAGACGATCGACGGAAATTGCTGGCCGAGGGCAGGGAACTTGCAAAGCTTGTTGCTGAGTTTCGTAGCGAGTCACCCGTTGAGGTGGTCACGACAAAGAACAATCTTGAACGCGTCAACGTGACGCGATGGGATTTTCAGGCCTTACCCGAGGAGTGGCGAGGGAAGTCCGCAGGGACTGAGGTCATGGCCTACCCCGCTGTGATCAAGGAAGGTTCGGGGCAGTTATCAGTGCGACTTTTGGATTACGCCTCCGAAGCACATCGCCAGCATAGACTGGGTGTTGCAGGGCTACTGCTTCAAGGTGACCTGAAAACCGCAAAATATTTAAAAAAGCAGCTATTTGTCGATAACGCGGCAAAACTTGCGCTTGCAGGCGCTAAATTGGAGCGCGAGCCTTTGGTCGATGCATTGATCGAAGGCGGGCTTTGGCAGCTGCTTGATAGCCTTGAATTGCCTCGATCACCTGAGGCGTTCAGCAAGGTTCAGCGAGAGGTAACAACGAATTGGGTGCCTCACGTCCTAGAGATGGGGAACCATCTGACGCTTGCAGTAAAAGCGGCTGCCGAAGTCCGTTCTATGTTGGCGAAGTACCAGCCAAAGGAGTACGTCGCTTCACGAGACGACATGGAAAAGCAGATGACAGCACTTTTCGACGTCAAAGCGCTGGTGGAAACGCCAACGGAGTGGCTCTCCTATTATCCGCGCTATTTAAAAGCCCTCTTGAATCGTGCTGAGCGTTTGTCAGCTCAAGGAGGTAAGGACGAGAAATCCATGGCGATGTTGCAGCCTCAGCTCGATCGATTGGCTAAAGGCACGAAGGATTATCCGGGTCTTGAGGTCTTATCTCCTGAGGCTGTGAGATTCCGATGGATGCTTGAGGAGTTCAGAGTGTCTCTATTTGCTCAACAGCTGGGTACTAAGCTGCCTGTATCCGCCAAACGATTGGATCAGCAGTGGCAATCCGTCGAGCAATGGATGACGAATAATCCACGTTAA
- a CDS encoding acyl-CoA synthetase (AMP-forming)/AMP-acid ligase II (PFAM: AMP-binding enzyme), whose protein sequence is MQADVSAAIAARYQDLNIEWDVDVTAYPSIVALFEDAMQRFPDLPACSSVGHSISYRELDQLSADFASWLQSDSGLSKGDRVAIQMPNLMQYLVACLGTLRAGMVVVNTNPLYTERELEHQLNDSGARLLVVQANVAETASRVVNKTGIERIILTEIADLHPAPKRWLVNAVVKHVKKMVPKVSLPNVIKFNDVLKKGAQKAFSPVDVSLSDLAMLQYTGGTTGVAKGAMLSHGNIVANVMQLDGFFETFGIEAEGAVFMQPLPVYHIYAFTVSMYSLRKGAHTLFVPNPRDLPSVVDAFEKYQPTVFCGLNTLFVALCNDERFQNIAFKNLQLTMSGGMALTQAAAERWAEVTGCNVYEGYGLTETSPTATSNPGNGRQLGTIGIPVPQTYVKTVSESGETLGFDEAGELCIKGPQVMQGYWQRPEATAEVLDDDGWFATGDVAVIQQDGYVKIVDRIKDMIIVSGFNVYPNELEDVCAKHPGVLECAAVGFASEATGEGIRMYVVKSDPELTEEAVIAYMREQVTAYKVPKSIVFKDDLPKTNVGKILRRELRDEAARG, encoded by the coding sequence ATGCAAGCAGATGTAAGCGCCGCTATTGCCGCTCGCTATCAAGATCTCAATATCGAGTGGGACGTAGACGTCACAGCCTATCCATCAATTGTCGCTCTGTTTGAGGACGCGATGCAGCGCTTCCCGGACCTGCCTGCTTGCTCAAGCGTGGGCCACAGCATTTCCTATCGTGAGCTCGATCAATTATCGGCTGATTTCGCAAGCTGGCTGCAAAGTGATTCAGGGCTCTCTAAGGGTGACCGAGTCGCTATTCAGATGCCCAATCTCATGCAGTACTTGGTTGCCTGTCTGGGTACGTTGCGCGCCGGCATGGTGGTGGTGAATACCAATCCACTCTACACAGAGCGCGAGTTAGAGCATCAACTCAATGATTCGGGCGCACGTCTCCTTGTCGTGCAAGCAAACGTTGCAGAAACGGCCTCTCGCGTTGTCAACAAAACGGGTATCGAGAGAATTATTCTCACTGAAATCGCTGACTTGCATCCGGCGCCCAAACGCTGGCTGGTTAACGCTGTCGTCAAGCACGTCAAGAAGATGGTGCCGAAGGTTAGCTTGCCCAACGTCATCAAATTTAACGATGTCCTGAAAAAAGGCGCGCAAAAGGCGTTTTCACCGGTCGACGTCAGTCTCTCAGACCTTGCGATGCTTCAGTACACCGGCGGGACCACAGGTGTTGCGAAGGGTGCCATGCTGTCACACGGTAATATCGTGGCCAACGTTATGCAGCTAGACGGTTTCTTTGAAACCTTCGGGATCGAGGCTGAGGGGGCTGTGTTTATGCAGCCCTTACCCGTTTATCACATCTATGCGTTCACGGTATCCATGTACTCGCTTCGAAAGGGTGCGCATACCTTATTTGTTCCAAATCCGAGAGACCTGCCCTCGGTCGTCGACGCCTTTGAGAAGTATCAGCCAACGGTGTTTTGCGGTTTGAATACCTTGTTTGTGGCGCTCTGTAATGACGAGCGATTCCAAAATATTGCTTTCAAGAACCTGCAACTCACAATGTCTGGCGGTATGGCGCTGACACAAGCAGCCGCGGAGCGTTGGGCTGAGGTGACGGGTTGTAACGTGTACGAAGGCTACGGCCTGACCGAAACATCACCCACGGCAACGAGCAATCCCGGTAACGGCCGGCAGTTGGGCACCATTGGTATTCCTGTTCCCCAGACTTACGTGAAGACCGTGAGCGAGTCAGGTGAGACGCTTGGCTTTGACGAGGCGGGTGAGCTTTGCATTAAAGGTCCTCAGGTGATGCAGGGCTATTGGCAGCGTCCCGAGGCGACGGCAGAGGTCCTCGACGACGATGGTTGGTTCGCGACGGGTGATGTTGCGGTTATCCAACAAGACGGCTACGTGAAGATCGTGGACCGCATTAAAGACATGATCATTGTCTCCGGCTTCAATGTGTACCCTAACGAACTGGAAGACGTGTGTGCCAAGCACCCGGGTGTTCTTGAGTGCGCGGCTGTGGGTTTTGCATCAGAAGCCACAGGTGAGGGTATTCGCATGTATGTTGTGAAATCTGATCCTGAGCTCACAGAAGAGGCTGTCATTGCCTACATGCGCGAGCAAGTGACTGCCTACAAAGTGCCAAAATCCATTGTCTTTAAAGATGATCTACCCAAAACCAATGTCGGTAAGATCCTCAGACGCGAGCTTCGCGACGAGGCAGCTCGCGGCTAG
- a CDS encoding acyl dehydratase (PFAM: MaoC like domain) — protein MEITNITFDELAIGDGIEVSRLVTARDVELFAVVSGDHNPLHLDPDYGATTQFGECIGHGMLIGAFVSAMIGMEFMGPGTVYLGQNLEFRSPIFLGDTLTLALTVTEKHPRKPWVTMALSVKNQDGKEVSRGESRVIAPTEKQTLQVVPPPSVELLDHDSPRLDGAMN, from the coding sequence ATGGAAATCACCAATATTACGTTTGATGAACTCGCGATTGGGGATGGTATCGAAGTTAGTCGCTTAGTCACAGCGCGGGATGTCGAACTCTTTGCTGTCGTGTCAGGAGATCACAATCCACTGCACTTGGATCCAGACTACGGGGCCACGACCCAATTTGGTGAATGCATCGGGCACGGCATGCTCATCGGGGCATTTGTGAGCGCCATGATCGGCATGGAGTTTATGGGCCCAGGCACTGTCTACTTAGGCCAAAACCTCGAGTTTCGGTCGCCCATTTTTCTCGGCGACACACTCACGCTCGCGCTTACAGTGACTGAGAAACACCCTCGAAAACCCTGGGTCACCATGGCACTGTCCGTCAAGAATCAGGACGGTAAAGAGGTGTCACGCGGTGAATCAAGAGTGATTGCACCTACAGAGAAACAGACACTGCAGGTGGTACCACCACCCTCGGTTGAATTACTCGATCACGACTCGCCGCGCTTAGATGGCGCGATGAACTGA